One window from the genome of Lepisosteus oculatus isolate fLepOcu1 chromosome 25, fLepOcu1.hap2, whole genome shotgun sequence encodes:
- the LOC102699183 gene encoding F-box only protein 6 isoform X1: MTERSGLLGVARFLFPLHSASPPQMPGHTGRRSRRRRPGQRSHNMGQSLRPPAASASSSEDLDTARVTWTALPVPVQEEVLLLLPAREVVCTCRRVCRLWRDLVDSASLWKRRCAREGLRPRDPACPPADWRVFYFLCRMRRNLLKNPRADDEFRGWTLVSNGGDKWAIEPVGTPLPDPAVQKYFVTSYYMCLKSQLIDLVEEGYRPALLDKVQPDIVVSDWYAPRFDCACEYHVCVQLLSQRKQVLQEFRPKPVHFEQWNDMQWHQMRHVFRQYGRGVRFVKFTHGGKDCQFWAGWYGIRVTNSLVEIDPGAEEPAQPL; this comes from the exons ATGACTGAGCGCTCAGGTCTCCTCGGAGTCGCCCGGTTTCTCTTTCCCCTTCACAGCGCGTCTCCTCCGCAGATGCCCGGACACACAGGCCGGAGGTCCCGTAGGCGCCGCCCCGGACAGAGAAGCCACAACATGGGACAGTCGCTCAGACCGCCCGCCGCCTCGGCTTCCTCCTCCGAGGACTTGGACACC GCCCGAGTGACGTGGACCGCCCTCCCCGTCCCCGTGCAGGAGGaggtgctgctgctcctgccggCGCGCGAGGTGGTCTGCACGTGCCGGCGGGTGTGCCGGCTGTGGCGGGACCTGGTGGACAGCGCCTCCCTGTGGAAGAGGAGGTGCGCGCGGGAGGGGCTCCGGCCCCGCGACCCCGCCTGCCCGCCGGCTGACTGGAGGGTGTTCTACTTCCTGTGCCGCATGAGACGCAACCTGCTGAAGAATCCCCGGGCGGACG aCGAGTTCAGGGGCTGGACGCTGGTGTCCAACGGGGGAGACAAGTGGGCCATTGAGCCAGTGGGCACGCCTCTTCCCGACCCCGCGGTCCAGAAGTACTTCGTCACCTCGTACTA catgTGCCTGAAGTCCCAGCTCATCGACCTGGTGGAGGAGGGCTACCGGCCCGCCCTCCTGGACAAGGTGCAGCCCGATATCGTCGTCTCTGACTG GTACGCGCCGCGCTTCGACTGTGCCTGCGAGTACCACGTCTGCGTCCAGCTGCTGTCCCAGAGGAAGCAGGTCCTGCAGGAGTTCCGCCCTAAGCCCGTGCACTTCGAGCAGTGGAACGACATGCAGTGGCACCAG ATGAGGCACGTGTTCCGGCAGTATGGCCGCGGGGTGCGCTTCGTCAAGTTCACCCACGGGGGCAAGGACTGCCAGTTCTGGGCCGGCTGGTATGGCATCCGGGTCACCAACAGCCTCGTGGAGATCGACCCGGGAGCAGAGGAGCCCGCCCAGCCCCTGTGA
- the LOC102699183 gene encoding F-box only protein 6 isoform X2 gives MPGHTGRRSRRRRPGQRSHNMGQSLRPPAASASSSEDLDTARVTWTALPVPVQEEVLLLLPAREVVCTCRRVCRLWRDLVDSASLWKRRCAREGLRPRDPACPPADWRVFYFLCRMRRNLLKNPRADDEFRGWTLVSNGGDKWAIEPVGTPLPDPAVQKYFVTSYYMCLKSQLIDLVEEGYRPALLDKVQPDIVVSDWYAPRFDCACEYHVCVQLLSQRKQVLQEFRPKPVHFEQWNDMQWHQMRHVFRQYGRGVRFVKFTHGGKDCQFWAGWYGIRVTNSLVEIDPGAEEPAQPL, from the exons ATGCCCGGACACACAGGCCGGAGGTCCCGTAGGCGCCGCCCCGGACAGAGAAGCCACAACATGGGACAGTCGCTCAGACCGCCCGCCGCCTCGGCTTCCTCCTCCGAGGACTTGGACACC GCCCGAGTGACGTGGACCGCCCTCCCCGTCCCCGTGCAGGAGGaggtgctgctgctcctgccggCGCGCGAGGTGGTCTGCACGTGCCGGCGGGTGTGCCGGCTGTGGCGGGACCTGGTGGACAGCGCCTCCCTGTGGAAGAGGAGGTGCGCGCGGGAGGGGCTCCGGCCCCGCGACCCCGCCTGCCCGCCGGCTGACTGGAGGGTGTTCTACTTCCTGTGCCGCATGAGACGCAACCTGCTGAAGAATCCCCGGGCGGACG aCGAGTTCAGGGGCTGGACGCTGGTGTCCAACGGGGGAGACAAGTGGGCCATTGAGCCAGTGGGCACGCCTCTTCCCGACCCCGCGGTCCAGAAGTACTTCGTCACCTCGTACTA catgTGCCTGAAGTCCCAGCTCATCGACCTGGTGGAGGAGGGCTACCGGCCCGCCCTCCTGGACAAGGTGCAGCCCGATATCGTCGTCTCTGACTG GTACGCGCCGCGCTTCGACTGTGCCTGCGAGTACCACGTCTGCGTCCAGCTGCTGTCCCAGAGGAAGCAGGTCCTGCAGGAGTTCCGCCCTAAGCCCGTGCACTTCGAGCAGTGGAACGACATGCAGTGGCACCAG ATGAGGCACGTGTTCCGGCAGTATGGCCGCGGGGTGCGCTTCGTCAAGTTCACCCACGGGGGCAAGGACTGCCAGTTCTGGGCCGGCTGGTATGGCATCCGGGTCACCAACAGCCTCGTGGAGATCGACCCGGGAGCAGAGGAGCCCGCCCAGCCCCTGTGA
- the fbxo2 gene encoding F-box only protein 2: protein MEKRNLLKNPCGEGQMEFWEITENGGNEWRVEEMPGDCGSAFCDEAVKTFFVTSFERCLKKQEVDLLAEEYSPEELDAQPAIEVEDWYSGRTDCGCTYELSVCLLDENHEVIAEFKPSEVTLDPDCDDCSWKKVTHTFTDYGPGVRYISFEHGGQDTKYWEGWFGVRVTGSSVTVQP, encoded by the exons ATGGAGAAGAGGAACCTGCTGAAGAATCCCTGTGGGGAAG ggcagaTGGAATTCTGGGAGATCACGGAGAACGGCGGCAACGAGTGGCGGGTGGAGGAGATGCCTGGGGACTGTGGGAGCGCTTTCTGTGACGAGGCGGTGAAGACGTTCTTCGTCACCTCCTTCGA GCGGTGTCTGAAGAAGCAGGAGGTGGACCTGCTGGCAGAGGAGTACAGCCCTGAAGAGCTGGACGCCCAGCCTGCCATCGAGGTGGAAGACTG GTATTCGGGACGGACGGACTGCGGCTGCACTTACGAGCTCAGCGTCTGTTTGCTGGACGAGAATCATGAGGTGATCGCCGAGTTCAAACCCAGTGAAGTGACCCTTGACCCCGACTGTGACGACTGCTCCTGGAAAAAG GTGACCCACACTTTCACAGACTACGGCCCTGGTGTGCGCTACATCTCCTTTGAGCACGGCGGCCAGGATACCAAATACTGGGAGGGCTGGTTCGGCGTGAGGGTGACCGGCAGCTCTGTGACAGTGCAGCCCTGA
- the slc66a1 gene encoding lysosomal amino acid transporter 1 homolog, which yields MPSGREQDGNFSVWCPNGSQWVWEGLQECAQDARDMASVALGLLSILCFMTSSIPQYVSSCRRGNMDQALSVWFLVFWLAGDTCNLTGSFLADQLPLQTYTAVYYVLADLLMIGMFNYYKFKNRRHSNGVVLNAVGVASLAGVSASLTLFLGAGPSVDAPLGVGGRVLLSVPSGDSGIEPFQTKEIIGFVIGSMSSVLYLCSRLPQIYTNFKRKSTEGVSYFLFALVILGNTTYGLSVLLKNPDHGHRELSYIVHHLPWLIGSLGTLSLDIVITVQFLMYRGPRSRKGEESEALISP from the exons ATGCCTTCTGGGAGGGAGCAGGATGGGAACTTCTCCGTGTGGTGCCCCAACGGCTCGCAGTGGGTGTGGGAGGGGCTGCAGGAGTGTGCCCAGGACGCGCGGGACATGGCCAGCGTAGCGCTGGGGCTGCTGTCCATACTCTGCTTCATGACCTCATCCATTCC GCAGTACGTCAGTTCCTGCCGCAGGGGTAACATGGACCAGGCCCTGTCTGTGTGGTTCCTGGTCTTCTGGCTGGCCGGAGACACCTGTAACCTCACTGGATCCTTCCTTGCGGACCAGCTCCCCCTGCAG ACGTACACAGCTGTGTACTATGTGCTGGCTGACCTTCTCATGATTGGGATGTTCAACTACTACAAGTTCAAGAACAGGAGACATTCCA ATGGAGTGGTGCTGAATGCTGTGGGCGTGGCCTCTCTGGCTGGAGTCTCCGCCTCCCTGACGCTGTTCCTAGGGGCGGGGCCCAGTGTTGACGCCCCTCTGGGGGTCGGAGGTCGGGTCTTGTTGTCAGTCCCATCTGGCGATAGTGGAATAGAG CCCTTCCAGACAAAGGAGATCATCGGCTTTGTGATCGGCTCGATGTCCTCAGTGCTGTACCTCTGCTCCCGTCTGCCACAGATCTACACCAAC TTCAAAAGGAAGTCGACAGAGGGCGTGTCGTACTTCCTGTTTGCGCTGGTGATCTTGGGGAACACGACGTACGGGCTGAGCGTGCTCCTCAAGAACCCCGACCACGGACACCGCGAGCTCAGCTACATCGTCCACCACCTGCCCTGGTTGATCGGCAGCCTGGGCACCCTGAGCCTGGACATCGTG ATCACCGTCCAGTTCCTGATGTACCGAGGACCGCGCAGCAGGAAGGGGGAGGAGAGCGAGGCCCTGATCTCCCCCTGA
- the nbl1 gene encoding neuroblastoma suppressor of tumorigenicity 1, translated as STPSPPFTTKFIKLEQAGSDLVRALPGQAGRFGLQAPVPGLSPSLNGHTDLPERLRTFFQVSQTQRDPAQRLGVSPLKRENHPERERGGGGGGRGEEGLKDSRARGTDRERDGVPRVRSGHALPSLSLGRCSAFPPLSLLICGVSGRSPEFLPPLLSSLRLAVLLCPAEPGETDASSRTPGSGSGPGQPVPPADRHPARRRGNTGAWPGTMWSCAVIGWLLPALCLAAPAHINRLALFPDKSAWCEAKNITQIVGHSGCQPRSIQNRACLGQCFSYSVPNTFPQSTESLVHCDACSPAQVLWEVVTLECPGNAEAPRVDKLVERILHCSCQSCSREPSQEGALFNIYPPEPAPEPPQPETAPRHPDFELPHTHSHTMPPGEG; from the exons agcaccCCCTCACCCCCTTTCACAACAAAGTTCATCAAATTGGAGCAGGCTGGCTCTGACCTCGTTCGGGCTCTCCCGGGTCAGGCCGGTCGGTTCGGGCTGCAGGCGCCAGTCCCGGGGCTCTCTCCCTCTCTAAACGGGCACACAGACCTGCCAGAAAGACTCCGAacttttttccaagtttcacaaACGCAGCGGGATCCTGCCCAGCGCCTCGGGGTGTCGCCTCTAAAAAGGGAGAACCATCCAGAAAGAGAgcgcggaggaggaggaggaggaagaggggaaGAGGGGCTTAAAGACAGCAGAGCGAGAGGGactgacagggagagagacggaGTGCCTCGGGTGCGATCTGGACAcgccctcccctctctctcgctgGGGCGATGTAGCGCTTTTCCTCCGCTCTCACTGCTGATCTGCGGAGTCTCCGGCCGCTCACCCGAGTTTCTCCCTCCGCTGCTGTCGTCTCTCCGGCTCGCCGTTCTCCTCTGTCCCGCGGAACCGGGAGAGACTGACGCTTCGAGCCGGACTCCGGGGTCCGGTTCGGGTCCGGGTCAGCCCGTTCCCCCTGCAGACCGACACCCCGCCCGCAGGAGAGGTAACACG GGGGCGTGGCCTGGCACCATGTGGAGCTGCGCTGTGATTGGCTGGCTGCTGCCCGCCCTGTGCCTGGCAGCTCCCGCCCACATCAACAGGCTGGCCCTGTTCCCTGACAAGAGCGCGTGGTGCGAGGCCAAGAACATCACACAGATCGTGGGCCACAGCGGCTGCCAGCCGCGCTCCATACAGAACCG GGCCTGCCTGGGCCAGTGTTTCAGCTACAGCGTGCCCAACACCTTCCCCCAGTCCACCGAGTCCCTGGTGCACTGCGACGCCTGCTCCCCCGCCCAGGTGCTGTGGGAGGTG GTGACCCTGGAGTGTCCCGGCAACGCGGAGGCGCCGCGGGTCGACAAGCTGGTGGAGAGAATCCTGCACTGCAGCTGCCAGTCCTGCAGCCGTGAGCCCAGCCAGGAGGGGGCGCTCTTCAACATCTACCCCCCCGAGCCTGCACCTGAGCCCCCTCAGCCTGAGACTGCGCCCCGCCACCCCGACTTTGAGCTCCCGCACACTCACAGCCACACAATGCCTCCTGGGGAGGGATAG